One Diospyros lotus cultivar Yz01 chromosome 1, ASM1463336v1, whole genome shotgun sequence genomic window carries:
- the LOC127792846 gene encoding hexokinase-3-like produces the protein MGKVAAVAAVGWAVATCAMAAVMVGRRVRSRRRWRRVAAVLEDLEKGCATSVGRLRQVVDAMAVEMHAGLASEGGSKLKMLLTFIDSLPNGSESGTYYALDLGGTYFRVLRVQPSGDNSSILGCEVERQPIPQHLMTGTSEDLFDFIATSLKEFVEKEGVSELSKRRELGFTFSFPVKQISISSGMLIKWTKGFSIEDMVGRDVSACLQQAMYRRGLHMEVAALINDTVGTLALGHYHDEDTVAAVIIGTGTNACYMERADAIIKCQGLLTTSGGMVVNMEWGNFWSSHLPRTSYDIDLDAESPNPNDQGFEKMIAGMYLGDIVRRVILRMSQELDIFGSASSQLSVPFVLRTPLMAAMHEDDSSDLGEVARILSEELEVPDVPLKVRKFIVRVCDVITRRAARLAAAGIVGILKKIGRDGSGGVTSGRSKGGSRGKMRRTVVAIEGGLYTSYSMFRQYLNEAVTEILGEETSRHVVLKVMEDGSGIGAALLAAARMHGRV, from the exons ATGGGGAAGGTGGCGGCGGTGGCGGCCGTGGGGTGGGCGGTGGCCACGTGCGCGATGGCGGCGGTGATGGTGGGGCGGAGGGTCAGGAGCCGCCGGCGGTGGCGGAGGGTGGCGGCCGTGCTGGAGGACTTGGAGAAGGGCTGCGCCACCTCCGTGGGGCGGCTCCGGCAGGTGGTTGACGCTATGGCGGTGGAGATGCACGCCGGATTGGCCTCCGAGGGCGGCAGTAAGCTCAAGATGCTCCTTACTTTCATCGATAGTCTTCCCAATGG GAGTGAAAGCGGCACCTATTATGCTCTAGATCTTGGTGGCACATATTTTAGGGTCCTACGGGTTCAACCAAGTGGTGATAATTCATCTATTCTTGGATGTGAAGTGGAGCGCCAACCAATTCCTCAACATCTAATGACTGGCACAAGCGAG gatctttttgattttattgcCACCTCGCTAAAAGAGTTTGTGGAAAAGGAAGGAGTTTCTGAGCTATCAAAAAGAAGGGAACTTGGATTTACATTCTCATTTCCTGTAAAACAAATATCCATCTCATCCGGCATGCTGATTAAATGGACAAAAGGTTTTTCCATTGAAGACATG GTTGGAAGAGATGTTTCTGCATGTTTACAACAGGCAATGTATAGAAGAGGACTACATATGGAAGTAGCAGCCCTT ATAAATGATACCGTGGGAACGTTAGCACTTGGACATTATCATGACGAAGACACAGTTGCTGCAGTGATAATTGGAACGGGTACAAATGCATGCTATATGGAGCGAGCTGATGCTATTATCAAATGTCAAGGCTTGCTTACTACTTCAGGAGGCATG GTAGTTAACATGGAATGGGGAAATTTCTGGTCATCTCATTTGCCAAGAACGTCATATGATATTGATTTGGATGCTGAAAGCCCAAACCCCAATGATCAA GGCTTTGAGAAAATGATAGCAGGAATGTATCTGGGTGACATTGTAAGAAGAGTTATTCTCAGGATGTCACAGGAGTTGGATATTTTTGGATCTGCATCTTCTCAACTATCAGTGCCTTTTGTTTTGAG AACACCGTTAATGGCTGCTATGCACGAGGATGATTCCTCAGACTTGGGGGAAGTGGCTAGAATTCTGAGTGAGGAGCTGGAG GTCCCAGACGTCCCTCTGAAGGTTCGGAAGTTTATTGTAAGAGTGTGCGATGTGATTACCCGGAGGGCTGCCCGATTGGCAGCTGCTGGCATTGTGGGAATTCTGAAGAAGATTGGTCGCGATGGTAGTGGTGGTGTTACAAGTGGAAGAAGCAAAGGAGGAAGCCGTGGAAAGATGAGAAGAACAGTGGTGGCAATAGAAGGGGGTCTGTATACAAGTTATTCAATGTTCAGACAATACCTGAATGAAGCCGTGACCGAAATCTTAGGGGAAGAGACCTCCCGGCATGTAGTTCTCAAGGTTATGGAAGATGGGTCAGGTATCGGGGCTGCCCTCCTCGCAGCCGCTCGCATGCATGGAAGGGTGTAG